Proteins encoded by one window of Streptomyces sp. NBC_01571:
- the nuoE gene encoding NADH-quinone oxidoreductase subunit NuoE, which translates to MPRLPAPDYPDDVRTRLEADAREIIARYPDSRSALLPLLHLVQSEEGHVTRTGMQFCADVLSLTTAEVTAVATFYSMYRRKPSGDYQVGVCTNTLCAVMGGDAIFEALQDHLGVGNGETTGDGKVTLEHIECNAACDFAPVVMVNWEFFDNQTVASAKRLVDDLRAGTTVEPTRGAPLCTFKDTARILAGFPDERAGAVEAGGSAGPASLIGLRLAKGESGAARVVHPRGGGAPQDQPPAEHLSSHDAPQDTSASDPSHPAGPTAEEGE; encoded by the coding sequence ATGCCCCGACTGCCCGCGCCCGACTACCCGGACGACGTTCGGACCCGGCTCGAGGCGGACGCGCGCGAGATCATCGCCCGCTATCCGGACTCCCGCTCGGCGCTCCTTCCGTTGCTGCACCTCGTGCAGTCGGAGGAGGGCCATGTCACGCGCACGGGGATGCAGTTCTGCGCGGACGTACTGAGCCTGACCACCGCCGAGGTCACCGCGGTCGCGACCTTCTACTCGATGTACCGGCGCAAGCCGAGCGGTGACTACCAGGTGGGTGTGTGCACCAACACCCTGTGCGCGGTCATGGGCGGCGACGCGATCTTCGAGGCCCTGCAGGACCACCTGGGCGTCGGCAACGGCGAGACCACCGGCGACGGCAAGGTCACCCTGGAACACATCGAGTGCAACGCGGCCTGCGACTTCGCACCCGTCGTGATGGTCAACTGGGAGTTCTTCGACAACCAGACCGTGGCCTCCGCGAAGCGCCTCGTCGACGACCTGCGCGCGGGAACGACCGTCGAGCCCACCCGCGGCGCCCCCCTCTGCACCTTCAAGGACACCGCCCGGATCCTGGCGGGCTTCCCCGACGAGCGCGCGGGGGCCGTCGAAGCGGGTGGCAGCGCGGGTCCCGCCTCGCTGATCGGCCTCCGCCTGGCCAAGGGGGAGAGCGGTGCCGCGCGTGTGGTCCATCCGCGAGGCGGAGGCGCTCCGCAGGACCAGCCGCCGGCCGAGCACCTGAGCTCGCACGACGCGCCGCAGGACACATCGGCCTCCGACCCGTCGCACCCGGCGGGTCCCACAGCCGAGGAGGGGGAGTGA
- the nuoF gene encoding NADH-quinone oxidoreductase subunit NuoF, which translates to MTLAPENGGTARASAFERGGETSPEKLLAPVLSAFWDEDQSWTLDVYRRHEGYEGLRKALAMSPDDLIAYVKDSGLRGRGGAGFPTGMKWQFIPQGDGKPHYLVVNADESEPGTCKDIPLLFANPHSLIEGIVIACYAIRSSHAFIYLRGEVVPVLRRLHEAVREAYDAGYLGENILGSGLDLQLTVHAGAGAYICGEETALLDSLEGRRGQPRLRPPFPAVAGLYACPTVVNNVESIASVPAILQKGKEWFRSMGSEKSPGFTLYSLSGHVTSPGQYEAPLGITLRQLLDMSGGMRAGHRLKFWTPGGSSTPMFTEEHLDVPLDYEGVGAAGSMLGTKALQCFDETTCVVRAVTRWTEFYAHESCGKCTPCREGTYWLVQLLRDIEAGKGVMSDLDKLGDIADNINGKSFCALGDGAASPIFSSLKYFREEYEQHITGRGCPFDPARSTAWADKHTEVNA; encoded by the coding sequence ATGACCTTGGCACCCGAGAACGGGGGCACCGCCCGCGCGAGCGCATTCGAGCGCGGCGGAGAGACCAGCCCCGAGAAGCTGCTCGCACCCGTGCTGTCGGCCTTCTGGGACGAGGACCAGTCCTGGACGCTGGACGTCTACCGGAGGCACGAGGGGTACGAGGGGCTGCGCAAGGCGCTGGCCATGTCGCCGGACGACCTGATCGCGTACGTCAAGGACTCCGGTCTGCGCGGCCGGGGCGGCGCGGGATTCCCCACCGGAATGAAATGGCAGTTCATTCCGCAGGGCGATGGCAAACCCCACTATCTAGTTGTCAACGCCGACGAGTCGGAGCCGGGGACCTGCAAGGACATCCCGCTCCTCTTCGCGAACCCGCACAGCCTCATCGAGGGCATTGTGATCGCGTGTTATGCCATCCGGTCTTCGCACGCCTTCATCTATCTCCGCGGTGAAGTCGTCCCTGTGCTGCGGCGGTTGCACGAGGCCGTCCGTGAGGCCTACGACGCGGGCTACCTCGGCGAGAACATCCTGGGCAGCGGACTCGACCTCCAGCTCACCGTGCACGCGGGCGCGGGCGCGTACATCTGCGGTGAGGAGACCGCACTGCTCGACTCGCTCGAAGGCCGCCGTGGTCAACCGCGGCTTCGTCCCCCTTTCCCAGCCGTCGCAGGGCTCTATGCGTGCCCAACTGTGGTGAACAACGTCGAGTCGATCGCGTCAGTTCCCGCAATCCTGCAAAAAGGCAAGGAATGGTTCAGGTCGATGGGGAGCGAGAAGTCCCCGGGCTTCACGCTCTACTCGCTCAGCGGCCACGTCACCAGCCCCGGCCAGTACGAGGCCCCGCTCGGCATCACGCTCCGTCAGCTCCTCGACATGAGCGGCGGCATGCGCGCCGGGCACCGGCTCAAGTTCTGGACACCGGGCGGCTCCTCGACACCGATGTTCACCGAAGAGCACCTCGACGTCCCCCTTGACTACGAAGGAGTGGGCGCCGCCGGTTCCATGCTCGGCACCAAGGCGCTCCAGTGCTTCGACGAGACGACCTGTGTCGTCCGCGCGGTCACCCGGTGGACCGAGTTCTACGCGCACGAGTCCTGCGGCAAGTGCACCCCGTGCCGCGAAGGGACCTACTGGCTCGTGCAGTTGCTGCGCGACATCGAGGCCGGCAAGGGCGTCATGTCCGACCTCGACAAGCTGGGCGACATCGCCGACAACATCAACGGCAAGTCGTTCTGCGCCCTCGGCGACGGTGCCGCCTCGCCGATCTTCTCCTCGCTCAAGTACTTCCGCGAGGAGTACGAGCAGCACATCACGGGCCGCGGCTGCCCCTTCGACCCGGCCAGGTCGACGGCCTGGGCGGACAAGCACACGGAGGTGAACGCATGA
- a CDS encoding NADH-quinone oxidoreductase subunit G, whose translation MTVTTSAPSGGGEAAVPPEELVSLTIDGAEISVPKGTLVIRAAEQLGIEIPRFCDHPLLDPAGACRQCIVEVEGQRKPMASCTITCTDGMVVKTQLTSPVAEKAQYGVMELLLINHPLDCPVCDKGGECPLQNQAMSHGSAESRFEGKKRTYEKPVPISTQVLLDRERCVLCARCTRFSNQIAGDPMIELIERGALQQVGTGEGDPFESYFSGNTIQICPVGALTSAAYRFRSRPFDLVSSHSVCEHCAGGCATRTDHRRGKVMRRLASPDPEVNEEWLCDKGRFGFRYAQQRDRLETPLVRGDSGELEPASWPEALEAAARGLLAARGRTGVLTGGRLTVEDAYAYSKFARVALDTNDIDFRARVHSAEEADFLAARVAGRGRDLDGTGVTYTSLEKAPAVLLVGFESEEEAPGVFLRLRKAWRGHGQKSFSLATHATRGLAKAGGTLLPAAPGTETEWLNALASGVGLEGDGAGAAEALRGEGAVIVVGERLAAVAGGLTSAVRAAAATGATLVWIPRRAGERGAIEAGALPSLLPGGRPATDPRAREEVAAAWGVSQLPHRYGRDTGQIVEAAAAGELQALVVAGVEVDDLPDPARAREALSEIGFLVSLELRPGAVTEHADVVLPVAAVAEKSGTFLNWEGRARLFEAALKPDQMTRNPAPTDARVLQMLADAMDVHLGLPDLRTTRGELDRLGAWGGPRAAEPVEVAASLPRPAAGEAVLAGHRLLLDQGRLQEGDEALAGTRHAARARVSPATAAEAGVKEGDLLAVTGSAGTIALPLQITEMPDRVVWLPLNSAGGGVASDTGALPGALVRIGPATLATEAPKEVEA comes from the coding sequence ATGACGGTGACCACCAGCGCTCCCTCGGGAGGGGGAGAGGCGGCGGTTCCGCCGGAGGAACTCGTCTCGCTGACGATCGACGGCGCCGAGATCAGCGTGCCCAAGGGCACCCTGGTCATCCGCGCCGCGGAACAGCTCGGCATCGAGATCCCCCGCTTCTGCGACCACCCGCTGCTCGACCCGGCCGGTGCCTGCCGCCAGTGCATCGTCGAGGTCGAGGGACAGCGCAAGCCCATGGCGTCCTGCACGATCACGTGTACGGACGGGATGGTGGTGAAGACACAGCTCACCTCGCCCGTCGCCGAGAAGGCCCAGTACGGCGTGATGGAGCTGCTGCTCATCAACCACCCGCTGGACTGCCCGGTCTGCGACAAGGGCGGCGAGTGCCCGCTGCAGAACCAGGCGATGTCGCACGGCAGCGCCGAATCCCGCTTCGAGGGAAAGAAGCGGACGTACGAGAAGCCGGTCCCGATCTCCACGCAGGTGCTGCTCGACCGCGAGCGGTGCGTGCTGTGCGCCCGCTGCACCCGGTTCAGCAACCAGATCGCGGGCGACCCGATGATCGAGCTGATCGAGCGCGGGGCGCTCCAGCAGGTCGGCACCGGTGAGGGTGATCCCTTCGAGTCGTACTTCTCCGGGAACACGATCCAGATCTGCCCGGTCGGAGCGCTGACCTCGGCGGCGTACCGCTTCCGTTCCCGCCCCTTCGACCTCGTCTCCTCGCACTCGGTGTGCGAGCACTGCGCGGGCGGCTGCGCGACCCGCACGGACCACCGGCGCGGCAAGGTGATGCGACGCCTCGCCTCCCCCGACCCCGAGGTCAACGAGGAGTGGCTGTGCGACAAGGGGCGCTTCGGCTTCCGGTACGCGCAGCAGCGTGACCGGCTGGAGACGCCTCTGGTCCGCGGCGACTCCGGCGAACTGGAACCCGCCTCCTGGCCGGAAGCCCTGGAGGCCGCGGCCCGCGGACTGCTGGCGGCCCGGGGCAGGACCGGTGTCCTGACCGGCGGCCGGCTCACCGTCGAGGACGCCTACGCCTACAGCAAGTTCGCGCGCGTGGCCCTCGACACCAACGACATCGACTTCCGCGCGCGCGTGCACAGCGCCGAGGAGGCCGACTTCCTGGCGGCCCGTGTGGCAGGCCGCGGACGGGACCTCGACGGTACGGGCGTCACGTACACCTCCCTGGAGAAGGCGCCCGCGGTTCTGCTCGTCGGCTTCGAGTCCGAGGAGGAGGCGCCCGGAGTCTTCCTGCGGTTGCGCAAGGCCTGGCGCGGACACGGGCAGAAGTCCTTCTCCCTCGCCACGCACGCGACGCGCGGCCTGGCCAAGGCGGGAGGCACGCTGCTGCCCGCCGCGCCCGGTACCGAGACCGAGTGGCTGAACGCCCTCGCGAGCGGGGTCGGTCTGGAGGGCGACGGAGCCGGAGCCGCCGAGGCACTGCGCGGTGAAGGCGCGGTGATCGTCGTCGGCGAGCGGCTCGCCGCCGTGGCGGGCGGGCTCACCTCCGCCGTACGGGCCGCGGCCGCGACCGGCGCCACGCTGGTGTGGATCCCGCGGCGGGCGGGGGAACGCGGCGCCATCGAGGCGGGCGCTCTGCCGTCGCTGCTGCCGGGCGGACGTCCGGCCACCGACCCGCGCGCGCGGGAGGAGGTCGCCGCGGCCTGGGGCGTCTCCCAGCTCCCGCACCGCTACGGTCGCGACACCGGCCAGATCGTCGAGGCCGCCGCAGCCGGCGAGCTGCAGGCCCTGGTGGTGGCGGGTGTGGAGGTCGACGACCTGCCCGACCCGGCACGCGCGCGTGAGGCACTTTCGGAGATCGGCTTCCTGGTGTCGCTCGAACTGCGTCCCGGTGCGGTCACCGAACACGCGGATGTCGTCCTCCCGGTGGCCGCGGTCGCCGAGAAGTCGGGCACCTTCCTCAACTGGGAAGGCAGGGCCCGCCTCTTCGAGGCCGCGCTCAAGCCCGACCAGATGACGCGCAACCCGGCACCCACCGACGCGCGGGTGCTGCAGATGCTGGCCGACGCCATGGACGTACACCTCGGTCTGCCGGACCTGCGCACCACGCGCGGCGAGCTCGACCGGCTCGGCGCCTGGGGCGGCCCGCGGGCCGCCGAACCCGTCGAGGTCGCGGCATCGCTGCCGCGTCCCGCCGCCGGGGAGGCCGTCCTCGCGGGCCATCGGCTGCTGCTCGACCAAGGGCGCCTCCAGGAGGGCGACGAGGCGCTCGCCGGCACGCGGCACGCGGCACGCGCACGCGTGTCGCCCGCCACGGCCGCCGAGGCGGGTGTCAAGGAGGGCGACCTCCTCGCCGTCACCGGCAGCGCCGGGACCATCGCCCTCCCGCTGCAGATCACCGAGATGCCCGACCGCGTGGTCTGGCTTCCGCTGAACTCCGCAGGCGGGGGCGTCGCCTCCGACACGGGGGCGCTGCCCGGCGCACTCGTCCGCATCGGTCCGGCGACGCTCGCCACCGAGGCCCCCAAGGAGGTGGAGGCATGA